The Eublepharis macularius isolate TG4126 chromosome 3, MPM_Emac_v1.0, whole genome shotgun sequence genome has a window encoding:
- the LOC129326377 gene encoding olfactory receptor 52D1-like — MATEGDGQTSPGSELQSLGATTEKALCLGCYPPSLGRRFEHQQPACFLLLLSSGASGLENEQVWISIPFGIIYLLALLGNATLLWVIWTESSLHKPMYLFLSMLALTDMAVPTCILPKMLSIFWMGAQEITFAACLVQMFMVHALCAVESGTLTAMAYDRYVAICSPLSYTSLLTANTVAKLGAAIAVRALIIVLPFPFLVKRLQFCHSHLISHSYCEHMAVVKLACGDTTPNNLYGLVLSLVIVGFDLGFIFVSYGLILHAVFQLPSVEARHKALGTCGAHVGVIVILYTPGLFSFLSHRFGHNVPHHVHIFLANIYLVVPAMLNPIVYGAKTKEIRDRVLIALHLGKSIS; from the exons atggcaacagaaggggacggGCAAACCTCTCCGGGGAGCGAGTTGCAAAGTcttggtgccaccactgagaaggccctgtgcCTGGGTTGCTACCCGCCAAGCCTTGGAAG ACGCTTCGAACATCAGCAACCAGcttgcttcctcctccttctttctTCTGGGGCTTCTGGGCTGGAGAACGAGCAGGTCTGGATCTCCATCCCCTTCGGCATCATCTACCTCCTGGCTCTCTTGGGCAACGCCACCCTGCTGTGGGTCATCTGGACCGAATCCAGCCTGCACAAGCCCATGTACCTCTTCCTTTCCATGCTGGCTTTGACAGACATGGCCGTGCCCACTTGCATCCTCCCCAAGATGCTCAGCATCTTCTGGATGGGTGCCCAAGAAATCACCTTTGCCGCCTGCCTGGTGCAGATGTTCATGGTCCACGCACTTTGTGCGGTCGAGTCCGGGACGCTCACTGCCATGGCTTACGACCGATACGTGGCCATCTGCTCCCCGCTCAGCTACACTTCGCTGCTGACTGCCAACACTGTAGCTAAGTTGGGGGCTGCCATCGCTGTCCGGGCCTTGATCATTGTCTTGCCTTTCCCTTTCCTAGTGAAGAGGCTGCAGTTTTGTCACTCCCACCTCATCTCCCACTCCTACTGTGAACACATGGCCGTGGTGAAATTGGCGTGCGGGGATACCACACCCAACAACCTCTACGGGCTGGTTCTCTCCCTTGTCATCGTTGGGTTTGACTTGGGCTTCATCTTCGTCTCCTACGGGCTGATTCTGCACGCTGTATTCCAGTTGCCCTCCGTGGAAGCCCGGCACAAAGCTCTGGGCACCTGCGGGGCCCACGTGGGCGTCATTGTGATTCTCTACACACCTggccttttttccttcctctcccaccGCTTTGGCCACAACGTCCCCCACCATGTTCACATCTTCCTTGCCAACATCTATCTGGTGGTCCCAGCCATGCTCAACCCCATTGTCTATGGTGCCAAAACCAAGGAGATCCGTGATCGAGTGCTAATCGCCTTGCACCTGGGGAAGAGTATCTCCTAG
- the LOC129326376 gene encoding olfactory receptor 51E1-like: MTYFQQGNFTATVFILVGFPGMDAAQFWLAFPLCFLFLVAILGNCTIIYIIKVERSLHEPMYLFLCMLAAIDMLISLSTMPKMMAIFWFKSTSIAFDACLVQMFCIHSLSGMESTILLAMAFDRYIAICYPLSHTSILTMPRIAKIGLMAVIRGAALMAPLPIFIKRLPFCRSNILSHSYCLHQDVMKFACADIKVNIIYGLIVIIFAIGVDSLLISLSYVFILKAALSLTQEARLKALGTCISHICAVFLFYVPFIGLSMVHRFSKTHGSNIHIIMANVHLLVPPVLNPLVYGVKTKQIRHRIARAFNRMMH; the protein is encoded by the coding sequence ATGACATATTTCCAGCAGGGCAACTTCACTGCTACCGTGTTCATCTTGGTCGGCTTCCCTGGTATGGACGCGGCTCAATTCTGGCTGGCTTTCCCCCTATGCTTCCTGTTCCTGGTGGCCATCCTCGGCAACTGCACTATTATTTATATCATTAAGGTAGAACGGAGCCTCCACGAGCCCATGTACCTTTTCCTCTGCATGTTGGCAGCCATTGATATGCTAATATCCCTCTCCACCATGCCCAAAATGATGGCCATATTCTGGTTCAAATCCACCAGCATTGCCTTTGATGCTTGCTTGGTCCAGATGTTCTGCATCCACAGCCTATCGGGCATGGAATCGACCATTCTGTTGGCGATGGCTTTCGACCGCTACATCGCCATATGCTACCCACTGAGTCACACATCCATCCTCACCATGCCCAGGATAGCTAAGATAGGCCTGATGGCAGTCATCCGCGGGGCAGCCTTGATGGCCCCCTTGCCGATTTTCATTAAGAGGTTGCCTTTTTGCCGATCTAACATCCTCTCCCATTCTTACTGCCTTCACCAGGATGTCATGAAGTTCGCCTGTGCCGACATAAAAGTCAACATCATCTATGGACTGATAGTCATCATTTTTGCCATTGGGGTGGATTCGCTGCTCATTTCCTTGTCTTATGTCTTCATCCTTAAGGCGGCCTTGAGTTTGACCCAAGAGGCACGTCTCAAGGCCCTCGGGACATGCATTTCACACATCTGTGCGGTCTTTCTCTTCTACGTGCCCTTCATTGGCTTGTCCATGGTGCACCGGTTCAGTAAGACTCACGGCTCCAACATCCATATTATAATGGCCAACGTGCACCTGCTGGTGCCGCCAGTGCTGAACCCCCTCGTGTACGGAGTGAAGACCAAACAGATCCGCCACAGAATAGCAAGGGCTTTCAATAGGATGATGCACTGA
- the LOC129326378 gene encoding olfactory receptor 52K1-like, with protein MEAPRGYNGSAPSSGPAVFFLSGIPGLENFHLWISIPFCSVFTIALLGNLLLLYVIKTDASLHKPMFFFLCMLASIDLVLSLTTMPKTLSIFWFRAREISLTGCLVQMFFLHTFSIMESAMLLAMAFDRYIAICHPLRYTTILTRSLIVKVGLVALARAVFLMSPLPFLLRRLPYCHSHVIAHCFCEHMALVRLACSNTRFNNIYGIIVVFLVVVLDLTFIGLSYAKIIRAVLSLASKDEQLKAFGTCISHLCAILIFYAPVILSSIIHRFGHHVAPHIHILLTNFYLLFPPMMNPIIYGVKTKQIRERVFHLFHRKSF; from the coding sequence ATGGAGGCTCCCCGCGGATACAATGGCTCTGCTCCCAGCTCCGGTCCTGCAGTGTTCTTCTTGTCCGGTATCCCTGGACTGGAAAACTTCCACCTCTGGATCTCCATCCCTTTCTGCTCCGTGTTCACCATCGCCCTTCTgggcaacctcctcctcctctacgtGATCAAGACAGACGCCTCCCTCCACAAGCCCATGTTCTTCTTCCTCTGCATGTTAGCCTCCATCGACCTGGTGCTGTCCCTCACCACCATGCCCAAGACACTCAGCATCTTCTGGTTCAGGGCCAGGGAGATCAGCTTGACTGGCTGCCTCGTCCAGATGTTTTTCCTCCATACTTTTTCCATCATGGAGTCTGCCATGCTCTTGGCAATGGCCTTTGACCGTTATATTGCCATCTGCCACCCTCTGAGGTACACCACCATCCTCACACGTTCGTTGATCGTCAAGGTCGGGCTGGTGGCCTTGGCACGGGCTGTTTTCCTGATGTCCCCTTTGCCCTTCCTGCTGAGACGCTTGCCCTACTGCCACTCTCATGTCATCGCCCACTGCTTTTGCGAGCACATGGCATTGGTGAGGCTGGCCTGTTCCAACACACGGTTCAACAACATCTACGGGATCATTGTGGTTTTCTTGGTTGTGGTTCTGGACCTGACTTTTATCGGTCTGTCCTATGCTAAGATTATAAGAGCTGTGCTCAGTCTGGCTTCGAAGGATGAGCAGCTCAAAGCCTTTGGAACGTGCATTTCACACCTGTGTGCCATTTTAATTTTCTATGCTCCCGTGATTCTCTCCTCAATAATCCATCGGTTTGGTCACCATGTTGCCCCCCACATTCACATCTTGCTTACCAACTTCTACCTTCTTTTCCCTCCCATGATGAACCCCATAATTTATGGGGTGAAAACCAAGCAAATAAGAGAGAGAGTCTTCCACCTCTTCCACCGGAAAAGTTTCTGA
- the LOC129326379 gene encoding olfactory receptor 52K1-like codes for MEAPRGYNGSAPNSVPAVFFLSGIPGLENFHLWISIPFCSVFTIALLGNLLLLYVIKTDASLHKPMFFFLSMLASIDVVLSLTTMPKTLSIFWFSAREISLTGCLVQMFFLHTFSIMESAMLLAMAFDRYIAICHPLRYNTILTRSLIVKVGLAALARAVLLTSPLPFLLRRLPYCHSHVIAHCFCEHMALVRLACSNTRFNNIYGIIVAVLLVVLDLTFIGLSYAKIIRAVLSLASKDEQLKAFGTCISHLCAILIFYAPVILSSIIHRFGHHVAPHIHILLTNFYLLFPPMMNPIIYGVKTKQIREQIFHLFHRKSF; via the coding sequence ATGGAGGCTCCCCGCGGATACAATGGCTCTGCTCCCAACTCCGTTCCTGCAGTGTTCTTCTTGTCTGGTATCCCTGGACTGGAAAACTTCCACCTCTGGATCTCCATCCCTTTCTGCTCCGTGTTCACCATCGCCCTTCTgggcaacctcctcctcctctacgtGATCAAGACAGACGCCTCCCTCCACAAGCCCATGTTCTTCTTCCTCTCCATGTTAGCCTCCATCGACGTGGTGCTGTCCCTCACCACCATGCCCAAGACACTCAGCATCTTCTGGTTCAGCGCCAGGGAGATCAGCTTGACTGGCTGCCTCGTCCAGATGTTTTTCCTCCACACCTTTTCCATCATGGAGTCTGCCATGCTCTTGGCAATGGCCTTTGACCGTTATATTGCCATCTGCCACCCTCTCAGGTACAACACCATCCTCACCCGTTCGTTGATCGTCAAGGTCGGGCTGGCGGCCTTGGCACGGGCTGTTCTCCTAACATCTCCTTTGCCCTTCCTGCTGAGGCGCTTGCCCTACTGCCACTCTCACGTCATCGCCCACTGCTTTTGCGAGCACATGGCATTGGTGAGGCTGGCCTGTTCCAACACACGGTTCAACAACATCTACGGGATCATTGTGGCTGTCTTACTTGTGGTTCTGGACCTGACTTTTATTGGCCTGTCCTATGCCAAGATTATAAGAGCTGTGCTCAGTCTGGCTTCGAAGGATGAGCAGCTCAAAGCCTTTGGAACGTGCATTTCACACCTGTGTGCCATTTTAATTTTCTATGCTCCTGTGATTCTCTCCTCAATAATCCATCGGTTTGGTCACCATGTTGCCCCCCACATTCACATCTTGCTTACCAACTTCTACCTTCTTTTCCCTCCCATGATGAACCCCATAATCTATGGGGTGAAAACCAAGCAAATAAGAGAGCAAATCTTCCACCTCTTCCACCGGAAAAGCTTCTGA